In Ochrobactrum sp. Marseille-Q0166, a single genomic region encodes these proteins:
- a CDS encoding aminotransferase class I/II-fold pyridoxal phosphate-dependent enzyme: protein MNILSNRSAVEPFHAMDVLAEANRRRAAGHPIISMAVGQPADPAPQIVREAAERALKDGRIGYTDALGLIELREAIAQHYADSYGVSVSPERIAITTGSSAAFNLAFLVYFDPGDRVAITRPGYPAYRNILTTLGLEVVEIANDSGASGALTAEALAAAHAEKPLKGVLFASPANPTGAVIDKTELKAIIETAHGLGIRVISDEIYHRLSYEAEDVTALQISNDVTIINSFSKYYCMTGWRIGWMVLPDADVRAIECLGQSLYISAPELSQRAAIEAFNATVELERVKDRYRQNRKILLDHLPPMGLNLAAPMDGAFYAYCDVSRFTNDSMEFARRMIAETNIAATPGRDFDPIDGHRTMRFSYAGSSEDMEEVVRRLEGWLPQQKA from the coding sequence TTGAATATTCTTTCAAACCGTAGTGCGGTCGAACCGTTTCACGCCATGGATGTTCTGGCGGAAGCCAACCGTAGACGTGCAGCGGGCCACCCGATTATTTCGATGGCAGTAGGGCAACCGGCAGACCCGGCGCCGCAAATCGTGCGGGAGGCAGCTGAGCGTGCCCTGAAAGATGGCCGTATCGGTTATACTGATGCGCTTGGCCTCATCGAATTGCGTGAAGCAATCGCCCAGCACTATGCAGATAGTTACGGCGTATCTGTTTCTCCTGAACGCATTGCTATTACGACAGGCTCGTCGGCTGCATTCAACCTCGCTTTTCTAGTCTATTTCGATCCCGGTGATCGTGTTGCAATTACTCGCCCAGGTTATCCGGCTTATCGTAATATTCTGACCACGCTTGGTCTTGAAGTGGTGGAAATCGCCAATGATAGCGGGGCGTCCGGTGCGCTGACTGCTGAAGCCCTTGCTGCCGCCCATGCGGAGAAACCTTTAAAGGGCGTTCTCTTTGCGAGCCCTGCCAACCCGACGGGTGCTGTTATCGACAAGACCGAGCTCAAAGCGATTATTGAGACCGCGCACGGGCTGGGTATCCGCGTCATTTCGGATGAAATCTACCATCGTCTATCTTATGAAGCAGAAGACGTCACGGCTTTGCAAATTTCGAACGATGTTACGATCATCAATTCATTTTCGAAATATTACTGCATGACTGGCTGGCGCATCGGCTGGATGGTGCTGCCGGATGCGGACGTCCGCGCGATCGAGTGTCTTGGTCAAAGCCTTTACATTTCTGCGCCAGAACTGTCACAACGCGCAGCAATCGAAGCGTTCAATGCCACCGTTGAGCTTGAGCGCGTCAAGGATCGTTATCGACAGAACCGTAAAATCTTGCTCGATCATCTGCCACCCATGGGGTTAAATCTTGCCGCTCCTATGGATGGCGCATTCTACGCCTATTGCGATGTTTCGCGCTTCACCAATGACAGCATGGAATTTGCGCGTCGTATGATTGCTGAAACAAATATTGCAGCAACTCCCGGTCGGGATTTTGATCCTATCGATGGCCACCGTACGATGCGTTTTTCCTATGCAGGCAGTTCTGAAGACATGGAAGAAGTGGTACGGCGGCTCGAAGGATGGCTTCCGCAGCAAAAAGCCTGA
- a CDS encoding ribonuclease E/G: MSNKMLIDASHPEETRVIVTRGNKIEEFDFESEHKKQLKGNIYLARVTRVEPSLQAAFVEYGGNRHGFLAFSEIHPDYYQIPVADRLALLEAEAKAARAADDEEDEPKAKNNDRSRRHRRRGRRDDQNANVAKNGVPAAEPVGPAFADYIAGTPAIALMKLAGDVVSEGVESSDNDDDDENDVENEEDIVESVGSEDAMEELPSHGRTNRRQYNIQEVIKRRQIILVQVVKEERGNKGAALTTYLSLAGRYSVLMPNTARGGGISRKITNPQDRKRLKEIVKELEVPQGMGVILRTAGANRTKADIKRDYEYLMRMWENVRTLTLQSTAPSLVYEEGSLIKRSIRDLYNKEITEILVAGETGYREAKDFMRMLMPTHAKVVQPYREQVPVFTRYGLEAQLDRMLLPQVTLKSGGYLIINQTEALVAIDVNSGRSTREHSIEDTALQTNLEAAEEVARQLRLRDLAGLIVVDFIDMEEKRNNRAVEKKMKDCLKDDRARIQVGRISHFGLLEMSRQRIRASVLESTMQVCQHCGGTGHVRSDSSMALHIIRGIEDYLLRHSGYDITVRTPVASALYVLNHKRELLADLEGRFGASISIDADDSVGHQHFVIDKGAPSTRPITIHPAAPIVYEDDLNDPDIPMDEDEAEEEVRDEVSTREENSEDGDRKRRKRRRRRGGRDREGGEQAAQTDSASESSDEDDEEDANPHGKSALSEEDRRKKRRRGRRGGRKNRREDDIHARKVPAPEFVGYTPVIPVPAEESPAEVSSEITVSEAVAVAVEIAAVEAPVATEPVVVEEDQKPAKPARKPRGRKAAKTEEAASEDVVVADPAEEPAKPARKPRGRKKVVEDEAAAEAAVPAVEAEVAKPKRRTRKVAAKAEAENLAAESELAPAAEPQKAAEPEKVAEPVVTSSETEEQKPKRGGWWQKKGFF, encoded by the coding sequence ATGTCCAACAAAATGCTTATCGATGCCTCTCACCCGGAGGAGACGCGCGTTATCGTAACGCGCGGGAACAAAATTGAAGAATTCGACTTTGAGTCGGAACATAAGAAACAGCTAAAGGGTAACATATATCTCGCACGCGTCACGCGTGTTGAGCCATCCCTTCAGGCTGCATTCGTGGAATATGGCGGCAATCGTCATGGTTTCCTCGCATTTTCTGAAATTCATCCTGATTATTATCAGATTCCTGTTGCTGATCGGCTTGCACTGCTTGAAGCAGAAGCAAAGGCAGCGCGCGCAGCAGACGACGAAGAAGACGAGCCGAAGGCAAAGAACAACGACCGTTCACGCCGTCATCGCCGTCGTGGACGTCGTGATGATCAGAATGCGAACGTTGCTAAAAACGGAGTGCCAGCTGCGGAGCCAGTCGGTCCGGCTTTTGCAGATTACATTGCTGGCACGCCGGCTATCGCCTTGATGAAACTGGCCGGTGATGTTGTTTCAGAAGGCGTTGAATCAAGCGACAATGATGATGATGACGAGAACGATGTCGAAAATGAAGAAGACATCGTTGAATCGGTTGGTTCGGAAGATGCGATGGAAGAACTTCCTTCGCACGGGCGGACCAACCGTCGTCAGTACAACATTCAGGAAGTCATCAAGCGTCGCCAAATCATTCTGGTTCAGGTGGTCAAGGAAGAGCGCGGCAATAAGGGCGCAGCTCTCACTACCTACCTTTCGCTTGCTGGTCGTTATTCCGTTCTGATGCCAAACACGGCTCGGGGTGGTGGTATCTCGCGCAAGATCACTAATCCGCAGGATCGCAAGCGTTTAAAGGAAATTGTCAAGGAACTTGAAGTGCCGCAGGGCATGGGCGTGATCCTTCGCACCGCCGGTGCAAATCGCACCAAAGCGGATATAAAGCGAGATTACGAATATTTGATGCGTATGTGGGAAAATGTTCGCACATTGACCCTGCAATCAACGGCACCCTCGCTCGTTTACGAAGAAGGCAGTCTGATCAAACGATCGATCCGTGATCTTTACAACAAGGAAATCACCGAGATTCTCGTTGCTGGTGAGACCGGCTATCGTGAAGCAAAAGACTTCATGCGCATGCTGATGCCGACCCATGCAAAAGTCGTTCAGCCTTATCGTGAGCAGGTTCCGGTTTTCACACGTTATGGTCTGGAAGCGCAGCTTGATCGCATGCTGCTTCCGCAGGTCACACTGAAGTCGGGTGGATACCTCATTATCAACCAGACAGAAGCCCTAGTTGCCATTGACGTAAATTCCGGTCGTTCGACGCGTGAACATTCGATTGAAGACACGGCGCTTCAGACCAATCTGGAAGCTGCAGAAGAAGTCGCACGCCAGCTGCGCTTGCGCGATCTTGCCGGTTTGATCGTTGTTGATTTCATCGACATGGAAGAAAAGCGCAACAATCGCGCAGTCGAAAAGAAGATGAAGGACTGCCTGAAAGACGACCGCGCGCGTATTCAGGTTGGCCGTATTTCGCATTTCGGTCTTCTGGAAATGTCACGTCAGCGTATTCGGGCATCAGTGCTCGAAAGCACGATGCAGGTTTGTCAGCATTGCGGTGGTACGGGACATGTGCGCTCTGACTCCTCGATGGCACTCCATATTATTCGTGGCATTGAAGACTATCTTCTGCGCCATTCGGGCTATGACATTACTGTACGCACTCCGGTTGCATCGGCGCTTTATGTTTTGAATCACAAGCGCGAACTACTTGCTGATCTTGAGGGCCGCTTCGGTGCTTCAATCAGCATTGACGCAGACGACAGTGTTGGTCATCAGCATTTTGTCATCGACAAAGGTGCGCCATCCACGCGTCCGATTACGATCCATCCTGCGGCACCTATCGTCTATGAAGACGATCTGAACGACCCGGATATCCCGATGGACGAGGATGAGGCCGAAGAAGAAGTCAGAGACGAAGTATCTACCCGCGAAGAAAATAGCGAAGATGGTGATCGCAAGCGCCGCAAACGCCGTCGTCGTCGCGGTGGCCGTGATCGTGAAGGCGGTGAGCAGGCAGCACAAACAGATTCCGCATCAGAATCATCAGACGAAGATGACGAGGAAGATGCAAATCCGCATGGCAAAAGCGCGCTGAGCGAAGAGGATCGCCGTAAGAAGCGCCGCCGCGGTCGCCGTGGAGGACGCAAAAACCGTCGTGAAGATGATATTCATGCACGGAAAGTTCCAGCCCCTGAATTCGTCGGCTACACGCCAGTGATTCCAGTACCTGCGGAAGAATCGCCCGCTGAAGTCTCATCAGAAATCACTGTCAGTGAGGCTGTGGCTGTGGCTGTTGAAATAGCCGCTGTTGAAGCGCCAGTGGCCACTGAACCAGTTGTTGTTGAAGAAGACCAAAAGCCTGCAAAGCCAGCGCGCAAACCGCGTGGCCGCAAAGCTGCAAAAACTGAAGAAGCCGCGAGTGAAGATGTTGTCGTAGCTGATCCGGCAGAAGAGCCAGCCAAGCCTGCTCGAAAGCCACGTGGACGCAAAAAAGTTGTTGAAGATGAAGCAGCAGCAGAAGCCGCCGTCCCCGCAGTGGAAGCGGAAGTTGCAAAGCCGAAGCGTCGCACCCGCAAAGTTGCAGCAAAGGCAGAAGCTGAGAACCTTGCCGCTGAGTCCGAATTAGCACCTGCCGCTGAGCCTCAAAAGGCTGCAGAACCTGAAAAGGTAGCTGAGCCAGTGGTTACGTCCAGCGAAACTGAGGAGCAGAAACCAAAACGCGGCGGCTGGTGGCAGAAAAAGGGATTTTTCTAA